From the genome of Penaeus chinensis breed Huanghai No. 1 chromosome 37, ASM1920278v2, whole genome shotgun sequence, one region includes:
- the LOC125045261 gene encoding uncharacterized protein LOC125045261, translating to MLPEGYSEEDFIFAKLFKGVCEVGQMVMCQLAKDIYCHPLTDADNGHMHLKTYCANRNINLSMNFFPNLIETDITKEFFDISAANIIVKDICLDFYNSLSEQCKSSIKDLVEMRNVICHRYGCKEDDMKVKLNLVKTVIKNIYEETGKILKKSYDCDISRAEEIIDNIINAKLQDISDDFLSDTDNFKKRLRFKMISHGRNKLHVCYSKLTVLNPCTWLGEIDYKILTKDFDHTKCSKIDRFKVDKIYTTLKIADKRSNLDVKDLLITTDRKRREEYIPQILLLEGQAGCGKTSLCRFLIHEWCKTLGPHKTVSAIKDLENIDLVILVELRRTRSVTFVDFLRHDLLYDVCRDFKDEDLRFLLDDLKLLIVIDGFDERKDDNLTMDIFQTCKSKRIILSTRTKCLDNAKSLAKKEMMTFLSISICGFDYPGLKEFSEKVFQAIEDNPEKRKQELQEFQGLIDKKKHIVRARQHLADYQLPLTIAFIIILWRDNPEVINQISTSTSLYLEIFKLFQKKLKERLCKLGKIKGLNKKLDALMLLLGDIAWKMLKEGNYMLTDNLYEDIKKECKEKSVNYMELLSAFLMCETNYNSDVDDLVFMFLHKTQMEYLAAVYLYHQIQKRKETVKQLFSQAEDCQEVFVYLIGYMVINKHLDRDIISAIVNGFAYKTNDFTFWWEVYSESLYNEEIGRLIVNKQLQRKELILNDEHIICGLRFMSTDLTKKLTALTVDLRQDPDDLPQILEALNDIKKPERKYIRTTLEFHKHYQLVNHSTSDKYLMPLISWGNLTHFVGSLGKDGCKVLSNFKNLVNISAKLSEPEAINSMSCSLKKLKKVRNLRVALCLPPGCVLPPDCDLHPCDSLEVWFHNMADENKEWMVKDVLNKVVGMNGCKRVHLQNSELTFNALMWIVENLQGIVMDKLMVETAWLNDSEMEILNNKAIFALEFL from the exons ATGTTGCCTGAGGGGTACTCTGAAGAAGATTTCATCTTCGCCAAACTTTTTAAAGGTGTATGTGAAGTTGGCCAAATGGTTATGTGTCAACTTGCAAAGGATATATATTGTCATCCTTTAACAGATGCAGATAATGGGCATATGCACCTGAAAACTTATTGTGCAAATAGGAATATAAACTTAAGTATGAATTTCTTTCCAAATTTGATTGAGACTGATATCACTAAAGAATTCTTTGATATATCAGCAGCAAATATAATTGTGAAAGATATCTGTTTAGATTTTTACAACAGCTTAAGTGAACAGTGTAAATCCAGTATAAAAGATTTAGTAGAAATGAGGAATGTAATTTGTCATAGATATGGATGCAAAGAGGATGATATGAAAGTAAAACTTAATCTGGTAAAAACTGTTATCAAAAACATTTATGAAGAAACtggaaaaatattgaaaaagagtTATGATTGTGACATATCAAGGGCAGAAGAAATTATTGACAACATTATAAATGCAAAATTACAAGACATCTCTGATGATTTTCTGAGTGATACTGATAATTTTAAGAAAAGACTCCGATTTAAAATGATATCTCATGGTCGCAATAAACTTCATGTCTGCTATAGTAAGTTGACAGTTCTCAATCCATGCACCTGGCTGGGTGAAATTGACTACAAAATCCTCACTAAGGACTTTGATCATACAAAATGCTCAAAGATTGACAGGTTTAAAGTTGACAAGATTTACACAACACTAAAAATTGCAGACAAAAGAAGCAATCTTGATGTCAAAGACCTGTTGATTACCACGGATAGGAAAAGACGTGAAGAATACATACCGCAAATTTTGCTGTTGGAAGGTCAGGCAGGTTGTGGCAAAACATCTTTGTGTCGTTTCCTCATTCATGAATGGTGTAAGACACTAGGCCCCCACAAGACAGTCTCAGCCATTAAGGACCTGGAAAATATTGATCTGGTTATTCTTGTTGAATTGAGAAGGACTCGGTCAGTCACTTTTGTAGATTTTCTCAGACATGATTTGCTGTACGATGTATGCAGGGATTTCAAGGATGAAGATCTTCGGTTTTTACTGGATGACCTAAAGTTACTGATTGTTATTGATGGTTTTGatgaaagaaaagatgataaCTTAACAATGGATATCTTCCAAACATGCAAAAGTAAACGCATTATTCTTTCAACAAGAACAAAATGCCTTGATAATGCTAAAAGTCTTGCCAAGAAAGAGATGATGACATTTTTGTCAATCAGCATTTGTGGATTTGACTACCCTGGACTGAAAGAATTCTCAGAGAAAGTGTTTCAAGCCATTGAAGATAATCCGGAAAAACGAAAGCAAGAGCTACAAGAATTCCAGGGATTGATTGATAAGAAGAAACATATTGTGAGAGCCAGACAGCACCTAGCAGACTATCAACTTCCACTCACCATTGCTTTTATCATAATTCTTTGGAGAGACAATCCAGAAGTTATAAATCAGATCAGTACATCAACATCCTTGTATTTGGAAATATTTAAATTGTTTCAAAAGAAACTAAAAGAACGTCTGTGCAAACTTGGGAAAATCAAAGGACTTAATAAAAAGTTAGATGCCCTGATGTTACTCCTTGGTGACATTGCATGGAAGATGCTAAAGGAAGGAAATTATATGTTAACTGATAACCTGTATGAAGATATTAAGAAAGAATGTAAAGAGAAGTCAGTGAATTATATGGAACTTTTGTCTGCCTTTCTGATGTGTGAAACCAATTACAATTCTGATGTTGATGACCTTGTCTTTATGTTCTTACATAAGACACAGATGGAATATCTTGCAGCTGTATACCTATATCATCAAAtacagaagaggaaggagacagttAAACAACTTTTCTCCCAAGCAGAAGACTGTCAAGAAGTCTTTGTGTATCTGATTGGTTATATGGTAATTAATAAACATTTGGATAGAGATATCATAAGTGCCATTGTTAATGGTTTTGCGTACAAAACAAATGATTTCACATTCTGGTGGGAAGTCTATTCTGAGAGCCTATATAATGAAGAGATTGGAAGACTGATTGTTAATAAACAGTTACAAAGGAAAGAGTTGATCCTAAATGATGAACATATTATCTGTGGGCTTAGGTTCATGAGCACAGACTTGACAAAAAAACTGACAGCTCTTACGGTAGATCTTAGACAAGACCCTGATGATCTTCCACAGATACTGGAGGCATTGAATGACATAAAGAAACCTGAGAGGAAATACATCAGAACAACATTAGAATTTCATAAGCACTATCAGCTAGTGAACCATAGTACCTCTGACAAATATCTAATGCCGTTGATTTCATGGGGAAATCTAACACACTTTGTAGGAAGCTTAGGCAAAGACGGATGCAAGGTACTTTCTAATTTCAAAAACCTGGTCAATATCAGTGCAAAGCTGTCTGAGCCTGAAGCTATAAATTCAATGAGTTGCTCTTTGAAGAAGCTGAAGAAAGTACGAAATTTACGAGTCGCCCTCTGCTTACCTCCTGGCTGTGTGCTACCTCCTGACTGTGATCTGCATCCCTGTGATTCTTTAGAAGTGTGGTTTCATAACATGGCTGACGAGAATAAGGAGTGGATGGTGAAGGATGTCCTCAACAAGGTAGTAGGAAT GAATGGTTGCAAAAGAGTACATCTTCAGAACAGTGAGCTCACTTTTAATGCCTTGATGTGGATTGTAGAAAATTTACAAGGCATTGTGATGGACAAGCTAATGGTAGAAACAGCCTGGCTCAACGACAGTGAAATGGAGATTTTAAATAATAAAGCAATTTTTGCATTAGAGTTCCTTTAG